CCTTAGAAGTCAGTTTTACAGTTACGAGTAACTACGTATTTTAACCCAAACCAAAGACTGCGTGTAGTTGTCAGAATCTCAGGAAATCTTGGGTCATCACCTCATAGCTACTACGTTGGTGAAACTAAAACTCCTTCAGGTTCCTTCAGTGAATGTATTCTTCATAGAAGTCATACAATTCGGGATTTATCCTAACTAGGTTAATCCTTGCTGATGAGTTCTTCCTACCATTATGTAATAATAGATACTCCGAAACAAGCGTTGATTGCGGTTGTTTGAGTTGCCTACTTGTAGTCATTGGCATTGCTGGGAAGTCCGGGAACTCGGCTGTACTTTTACCCCTATGTATTTGATCTTAACTCATTCTTTGGCTGTCCTGAATGGTTTTGGACAATAACACCACAAGAGTTTTGAGTAGAGGGTTTTTTGACTGATGTGACACGTCCCGTTTACGAGCAACTATGCAACGCCAAAGTCAATTATTGTAGGGGTATTAGCAAGATTTGTTCCCTAAGGGAAAATCCATGAGTAGTGTCGAGGATGCTTCTCGTTTAATTTGACCTGCACGAACTGCATCATAAAGCGAGTTAAGTGCTAGCAAATCATCTGATTGATAACACTTCGTCGCTATAACTTGATGGAGTAGACCCTCAGATTCAACACTAAGACATCCAGTTTGGAAAGCAGATTCAACAATTGTGCGAATCATGTTGATTAGGGCTTAGTAAGCAATTTGTTACCTCCAGTATGAAATAAATACTAATTTGACAAATTGATATGAGACAGCGAACACTAGTGATTATAATTACATAATTTTGTGATCTCCATCATAGGAAAAGTTTATACTATCTGACTCTGAAATTGTTGATATCTCAATATATTTAGGAAATATGTCATCCACAATTTTCAAGTACAAAGTAAAAACTAGACAGATAGATTTGATAATTAAATATACACTAATTTTCAGTAAATGCCGCAAAATATTTGCAAAAATCAATTCTATAAAGGAATAATAATATACACGTAATTAAGGCAAAATCTGGCGGAAATCCTCATCGCGATCGCTCAATTGTACCCAATCGAGATTGAAAGACCGTAATTTTTGCACCAAGCGATCGCAAGCGGGTCGTTCGGTAGCGTAATGTCCCGCATCAATCAAAACCAAACCGCGATCGCGGCTTTCTTGGAACTGATGGAACTTACAGTCAGAAGTTAGATAAGCAGTAGCACCAGTTTTCACTACCGCCGAAATATAACTAGCGCCAGAACCGCCTAAAACTGCGACTTTAGAAATTTCTTGGTGTAAATCAGCAGTTGGTGACACAATCAAATTCGGGGGTGATAGGCGGGTGTGGATTACCGCCAATAATTCCTTTAATGTCATCAAAGGCTGTAATATGCCAACCCGACCATATCCTAATCCATTTTGAGTAGGAACAATGGGAGTAACTTCCTTCAATTCTAAAATTTGCGCCAAAACATCAGCAGTTCCATCATTTACTTGGTCGAAATTGGTATGAGCGCTGTAAATACCGATATTTTTGGTAAAAGCTAACCGCACCATTTCTGCGATCGCTTCACCACTGCGGAGAGATTTAGGCGGGTTAAATATTAGGGGATGATGGGCAAAAATTAGGTTAGCATTAGTGGCGATCGCTTCTTGCATCACCGCCAAAGTCGGCGTTAAGCATACCAAAACCCTAGCAGATTCTTGTAAAATTCCTGGCTCAACCTGCCACCCACAATTATCCCAACTTTCACTCCAAGCAGGATTTGCCCATTCTTCAAACCATGTAATTAAGTCAGCAATTTTCATTGGTTAATCTATTTCCTGCTGGTCTAACCAAGTCAATAAATCAGGTATTGATGAAATTCTCAGAATCGCTCTACCTAAATTTTCTAGCTGTTCCTTGTTTAAACCTTGAACTCGCGCAATAATTGACCCATCAATTTCACCAAATCTTTCATCAAGTAAAGACATACAGAACCTAAGTGCTTCTTTTTGTTCTCCCTTTTGTTCTCCCTTCTGCAAAATATCCTGATAAATCACAGATTCTTGCATAATATCCTCCCCTAAAAATTGACGAATTAAATCTTTCTTAAACTTTAAACCAGCTAAAATACCTGTGTAAGCTGCGATATTTTGCCGAGTTTCCCTATCGGAAATTCTAGCAACACTCTGGGCAACCTGGGATAATAACCTTTGGGGTGAATCTGTTTGGGTTAAAGGTGCTAAAGGTAATAATGCCGGATTATCGAGAAATAACGTGGAATCTTGTTCCCACATTCTTATAACTCGATAGCGGTGAGTTGTCATCTCATTTACATATTCTTCAGTAAAAGCGATTTCGTTACTTGTCTCTTGTAAGAAAATAACTATCTGAGTTATGGGAACATCATACTGTCGCACTAACCTCACGAACTAATCCAACATTCGGAAAGAAATAGCCGGAGTAGATTGTATGATTGTTTGAAATTCCAAATGTAAAATCCGATTCTCTATTTTTAAAAAAGTAACAGAGTCGGCTCGAATTGGTTCAAGACTCAACTCTGTTTTTAAAACTTCGATTTTTGATGCTTCTACCTTTAGCAACCAACGTGCGAAATCTGTTGGATATTTTTCAGCTAAAGTTTTACATACATTGTCGAAACTCACAAATTGCACCCAAAATTATGCTAGTAAAATTTAATTCTCAACCAGAGATATGAACAACTAACTCTCGCACATGACTGCGTTGACGATGCTCCCAAACATAAATTCCTTGCCAAGTTCCAAGTACCAAGTGACCGCGATTAATCGGGATATTTTCGGAAGTGTGGGTGAGGGCTGTACGGATATGTGCCGGCATATCATCAGGGCCTTCTGCATCATGAATATACTTGCCTGATTCCGGTACAAGTTTCGCCATAAAATTAGCCAAATCCACCAGCACATCAGGATCGGCATTTTCTTGAATCACTAGACTAGCTGAAGTGTGGCGTAAAAATAGAGTACAAAGACCAGTTTCCACCCCCGACTCGGCAACGATCGCTTCAATTTTTGAGGTGATATTTTGAAAAGACTTGCCAGTAGTGGAAACTCTAAGTAGCTTTTGGTAATGAGTCACGTCGCTTCGCTCCGAATTCAAAATTCAAAATTCAAAACACCCATAAATAAATTGTGTAGCGCCGCGAGTGAAGCTTGGCGGTTTGGGGCTGGAATTCTTTTCGTTTTCGGTCATTTGCAATGAGTTAAAAGTCCACTGAGAGTCAGAATGCGCTTGCTGATTGAGAATATATCACACAACATATAGGTTAATTGATGTAGAAATTGAACTATGGATAAAAAAGAGCTTCTCAGGCGTTATGCAGCCGGAGAACGGAACTTCTCTAGTATTGAAATCAGTGCGGACGACTTGTACGCTATTGACCTTAGTGGTGCCAACTTGAGTGGTACTAGGCTGGAACAATTTGAGATATCTTGTGCCATCTTGATAGGTGTTAATTTGTGGAATACCTATTTGACCGATTCCAGCCTTAATAGTGTTGATTTGAGTCGAGCTAATCTCAGAGGAACTGACTTGCGTGGAGCTAGTCTCAATTGTGCTAACTTGACCGAAGCCGATTTGAGAGAAGCTAGATTTGGAAATACTACGTTCTACAGGGCTAATCTGACTAGAGCTAACTTGGAAGGCGTTGATTTTAGGGATACTAGCTTGCGAGAGGCTAATTTGACTGAAGCTAATATCGAAGGAGCTAACTTTAGCAGAGTTCTGTTCCAGAACACCATTATGCCCGATGGTAGTATTCAAACTAATTCCTAGTGCGATCGCTTATAGGTTGAGTTGAGTGTAAGAGAGTTTGCCATAGGGAAAGTGCAGCAAATTGATTGTTTATGAATACAGGACTGGAGATTTGAACAGAGAGGAACTGGTTAG
The genomic region above belongs to Calothrix sp. NIES-2098 and contains:
- a CDS encoding pentapeptide repeat protein, which translates into the protein MDKKELLRRYAAGERNFSSIEISADDLYAIDLSGANLSGTRLEQFEISCAILIGVNLWNTYLTDSSLNSVDLSRANLRGTDLRGASLNCANLTEADLREARFGNTTFYRANLTRANLEGVDFRDTSLREANLTEANIEGANFSRVLFQNTIMPDGSIQTNS